The Acetivibrio saccincola genome window below encodes:
- a CDS encoding HAMP domain-containing protein produces MRFSIRDKILLSYICIFGIAFLIMIFFINSRIIKSNENVILTDLEKGENDVNIYSRQFILIKDISDPISKFPLISMDLLKDLNEKMNTEGVMYYRDGSIAGDDCHMSILSDDTQDIKFALKEQSAVTILDNGGRKVAVFSIPIIIENTLIGVYRFSKDYSGLYQYGYSLIKSISIFAVFIGGGIVVVSLLISRSILNPLLKLRDYSKVIGKGEFQVKVDIKSNDEIGELAEQFVKMKDRIYSQIQEIKERHEKLKEIESYRKQFFDNVTHELKTPLTIISGYAQMIEESNLIDSLPNKGTCVEITLPIKN; encoded by the coding sequence ATGAGGTTTTCTATAAGGGATAAGATTCTTTTAAGTTATATATGTATTTTTGGCATTGCATTTTTAATTATGATTTTTTTTATAAACAGTAGAATAATTAAGAGTAATGAAAATGTGATTTTGACTGATTTAGAGAAGGGGGAAAATGATGTTAACATATATTCACGTCAATTTATCCTTATAAAGGATATTTCTGATCCAATAAGTAAATTTCCGCTAATTTCCATGGACTTACTTAAGGATTTAAATGAAAAAATGAATACAGAAGGTGTAATGTACTATAGAGACGGGAGCATTGCCGGTGATGACTGTCATATGAGCATATTGTCAGATGACACCCAAGACATTAAATTTGCACTAAAAGAACAAAGTGCAGTTACAATTTTAGATAATGGGGGAAGAAAGGTAGCGGTATTTTCAATTCCCATTATAATCGAAAACACTTTAATAGGTGTATACAGATTCTCTAAAGATTATTCAGGCTTATATCAGTATGGGTATTCACTTATAAAGTCAATCAGCATCTTTGCTGTTTTTATAGGCGGCGGAATTGTTGTTGTTTCTCTTTTAATTTCCCGTAGTATATTAAATCCTCTTTTAAAACTGAGGGATTATTCAAAGGTTATTGGAAAAGGGGAGTTTCAAGTAAAAGTGGATATCAAATCTAATGATGAAATTGGGGAACTGGCTGAGCAGTTCGTGAAAATGAAAGACCGGATTTACTCTCAAATTCAAGAAATAAAAGAAAGGCACGAAAAATTAAAGGAGATAGAAAGCTATAGAAAACAATTTTTTGACAATGTTACTCACGAATTAAAGACTCCTCTTACAATAATATCCGGTTATGCCCAGATGATAGAGGAATCAAATTTAATTGACAGCCTTCCAAACAAAGGTACCTGTGTAGAAATAACATTGCCCATAAAAAATTAA